The genomic stretch gtgtgtgtaaagcagcAGGAAGTTAAAAACATATGAACACAACGCTGCtcacctgcagctcctcctgcagagacTCGTTCATGTCCTTCACCTCGCTGACGTCTCTCAGCAGCCCGTCAGACGAGAAAAACTTGCACCTGAAacgacagaagaagaaaatgagacaagcaGGCGCACGGGTTTGATGTCATCATCCTgtacctcagtgtgtgtgtgtgtgtgtgtgtgtgttacccgTGTTTCTTCATGGTCATGTTGTAACCAGCTGCAGAACACGGAGCAGAAACCTTGCAGTACGCCAGCTGCTCCAGTAAACCCAGATTATTGACCAGAATGGGAACGTTTAAGAACCTCCTGCAGGAGAAACACAGCGAGCTTTGAGTTGTTTTCAACCCAGTGATGAGTCAGACGTCTCGCATTCTGATGCATGAAAACATCTGTAACCTGCTGCGTGAGGTGAAGGCGGCGTACTCCGTCCTGTGTGTGGACCCCGCGGGGGTGAGCTTGCTGGGCGTCAGCAGCACAAAGATCATGTGGGGGTTGGACAGAGACGCCTTCAGCTTCTCGTGGACCACTTTCTCTCTGAAGGTCATCTGTTGGTCAGTGTTCCTGCGCTGTCGGTACCACCCGATCACGCTCTCCTGAAACAGTTTAACAAATCAACATCCAAACCCAGAAACACAAccctctgatgttttttaatcttttaccTGCTTATTGTCTGCCAGGATGTTCTGTACAGCGTCCAGGTCCACCTCTCCGACCCCGTTATGtaacctgcagacacagaggaggataTAAGAGCATCTGCACCGACTGAGATCAGATTTAATCAGTGTCAGTACTCACTGGTTGGGTTTGGAGCAGGCGATGTGTTTCTGGACGTCTGTTCAAATAAATAAGGAAACAGGTTACTGAATGTTACTGATCACTGAGGATGTAGATCTGCACTATGATGAACTCACTGTATGTTTCCTCGATGTGGATTTGATCCGCCTGAGAGTCGCTGATGGTGACCTGCTCCTCAAACCGGCTCTCTCCGAGCAGCAGACCTTCCTGTGATGTAAAGACACACAATgcaatcaaaacacacaaacatagagagtgttgttctttctgtctgtgctggAGGGTGGGGATGTTTTAAACACGCTCTCTGGACTCTGAGGttcatcactgtttgttgtcTTCACGTGTCTGATGCTCTTCTTTGACCACACGCAGACCTAAACACTGACATATTCTTTATTTGAAGTGTAACTCACGTCTGCTTCCTTCAGATCTTctgacctccatcagtcagacgAGAACAGGGACTTATCATGTTCAGTCTCAGTACCGTTTGGTTCTGAAATGGTGAATGGACCAccttccttctctgtctctaaTTGACTAGTACATACTAACTTGTGCATGAGTTTTCTTACATGTCACCGTTCATAACGAAGGCCGTTTTTCCTCTACTGGATGGGACACTCCCAACACATTTAGAGGGGAAATTAatagtatacccacttcttaaGGCACTACTACACCAATGTTTAGTGTGGTTTCGATGTATAAATTAGACTAATATAAGAATCACTTTTTGGACTTTAAtatgtttgttggtttgtttatttaagataagataagataatcctttatttatcccacaacggggaaatttacagttaAATTTGTTACatcagcaaagagcaaagattgcaaacaaaaagtgaacacagtacaacttcaatttaaaaaaaaaagtacaaaaaaatagatagataacacaatacagattttaaaaaatagatcagctgagctgcagcttTACATAAATGTAGTCAGAATATTCAGtgacacagacaaaaacaggtGTAAcgttaaaatgtgtattttaaaagCTCGACGCAGGAAGTTGAATAAAAAAGCGATGTTGGCCTTTAGCAACTCTTAATCAAACCAACGCTTCAACTACAGGCTGAAATCTGTTTAACTAAAAAGCTAAACAACAAGTTATCATCTTGAAAGTTTGCGCACACCGTCAGGacacttctttctttctttctttctttctttctttctttctttctttctttctcttaaaACGGAAGTATTTTAGCTAACCGCCACGCGCGCTTAACCAACACATGAtaattttattaaaatataagTAAAGTTTTTCTCACCACGTCTGAATCACTGTTAACATGCTGGAACATCAGTGAAGCTAACACAATTCCTGACATCCGTACAGTCGGCTCCGCCATGCTGATTGTTGTGGACTACAAAGACGACGTCAAAAGCGTCACTGAAGCGCGACGTTAGCGCAGTAAAGTCCCGCGTTTttataaattctgttataagttttctcctctgtgttcatgttctgttttagaaaaatatcctgtttttctattgttataaaaaaatgatacaaaaataaagtcataatcattatttataattatgagctttttctgaattaaaaaaaatggccaCTTGAATTTCAAAGGGAATCACATGAATAAATACTGTACATAAAGTGTAATTATATCTCTGGCAAAGTTGTACATTCATAAATGTAAATTTACCAAAATAAAACCCCACTTCCTGGCTTTTCAGAAAAATTACTTCTGCTAAAAACAAGGAAAGCTATTAAATCTTTGAATTTTCACTCCCAGTTTAAAGGTTTAATTTAAACTTTAGATTACACATTTTAATATGtatattattaatcaaattatttttctaaatataaacataactaaatgttttgttattttgtcctctagagtcattttctttgctttagtttaatattatttattctATTCGTATACAACGTTTTTCGCAAATAAGTCAATATAAAAGAGCAAACGAAGTAAAAACTTAAAATCTGCGTATCTTTTGCGCAGCCCGCCGCGATGACGCTCTGAGGGGGCTTGATGACGCTCTGAGGGGGGCTTGATGACGCTACCGAGGGGGGCGTGGTTTTAACCGCCCCTTGAGCTGGCTCTTCGCTCAGCTCTAGTTTCTCCGCTGCAACGGGACATTTCACACAGCTGGATCCGTCCCAGCTCCTGTAAGGTATTTATTCTGACAGAAACATTATTGTTTATGACTGTTTGTGATCATGTGACGTCGGACATAAAGATAACGTTAACGGTGAGCGACTAACGGTTCAGCTGGTTGCTTTTCTTTAGCCTGTTTACAGCAGCGGGATGTTTAACTTACATACTTCACTTCAgtaccacagaagaagaagtccaACAAATGTTTaaccagaaaaaaatatattttaattaatcAGCATGATCACTAATTATTGATAACACACGCTCATAAATAATGAGCGAGCGAGCTTTgtcaaatatttaatatttactcTATTTTTAACGTTATCTCTCTGTGTTATTATGAGGTTGTTGTTTCAGCGGTGGTCACTTCAGTTCTTTTATACACTTCTGATGTCGATACTCACGATATATGTGTCACGATATCGGATTCACAATACAATTTCAGCACGTTTTTTTTTACGCTTTTCcaattttcttttccaaagaCAGGAGATCAAAGTTCGTTTATGAATAGATATGATTCTCTGGCCCGTTCCAGACTGCCTAAGGTGCTGTAAGCTCTgtcgtcatcacgtctttgcaCATTCACATTAGTCATTTTCAGACCGCCGTTTCAAGCCACGACATATTTAagcccctgtgacgtttcttcttcctcttcagaaGTAGTAACAGAGGGgttacagagaggagagacgggatcagctgagccagcggaggagcgctgtgtgtgtgtgcatatctgactgtgtgtgtatgtggagttCCTGCTGTGTCCCACTCTGGTTGTCCGTCCTGTTCACAGATGATGACGTGACCTCGGAGCTGCAGGGTCGAAGCTCTCTCAGCTGTCAGAGATGGAGGACCTGTGGTCTGTGGCTGTAGGAGTCTTCCAGGCGTGGATGTTCACGGTGCTCTTCCTCATCATGCTGCCTGCCATGTTCGGCCTCTCTCTGGGGGTCACCGGGGTCTACATCCAGGTCCTGGTCAAAATCCTGGAGGTAACAGATGCTTAAACCATGATATGAGTCGAGTAGAAATCAAGTATTGATTCATTCCTGTTTTGATGCCAAGGCAACAAATATACAAGTCCTAGACATCTGATATtgggaaatgttttgtttacactCGTCAAAATCTGCAGGCAAACTGTCGGcctgtgactttgtgtttttgcaataTAGACAGTGTGCACGATTTCACCTGCAGTTTCTGATGCATTCTGTCCTCACCTGCCCACCTGTCTTTAACCTGTCCTGAGGTCAGAAAGCTCCTGCCACACTTGTAGTTTTAAGAACTTtaaactacaagtgttgctggagcttgaagttttaaaacatgtggtattgTAAAACGTCCGACAGCCTGAAGCGCAGTCAAAGTGTTTATTTGTACATCATGCAGTTCTCAGTCTCACTTCTtacttaatatattttttgcTCAGTTAGgaaatgtgcagcagcaggcaTTGTGTCACAGGTCGTCTGTCTTTGCAGTGGGCCACAATACGGATCCAGAGAGGACGACAGGAGCAGCCCAGCGTGCCTGTACCTCTACCCAATGGTGAGTCGGATACACTGACAGCTGAAAACATGGAGCGCATTAATTATTATGTCAAAGACTTTTATTTAACGATGATTGTCTTCATGTTTCACTGGTTTATTCAAAGCTACAACAGTACAAATCCTTAGAGGACAAAGTTTGTGCACCAGTAGAAACGGCTCTGAAATATAAACAATACACGAAAGGCTCTGGAACATCAGTAGTAGAAAGCAGAAGGAAGGTCTTCATTTCAGCCGCTCCACAGATGGAGGTCGTTGCTCTCAGAGAACGACCACAGACGTCAAATATAATTTAAAGGATTCCTTCACACAGGCAGAATCCAGAGAAAGTACCTGAGCACACAAATTACAAATGGTACatttattaaaggtcacatatcctcttcctcctcttcagtgtaaataagtctcagagctcctcaaaacatgtgtgtgaagtttcttgttctaaatccactctgatcctgtatttgatcatgtctataaatccctctatttcagccctgctcagaacaggctgtttctgtgtctgtacctttaaatatgtaaatgagctgtgactgaccacgccccctctctggaagggcttgtgtgtactctggctttctctctccatatcctattgtttacagtgagaaggcagactcagagggcagaacaaacacctagctgtgggagtgtcacccacctggggaaggggctactgccctttgtgatgtcatgaagggaaaatctccaaacgagagaggatgaacttttctcatcattggggggtttgtagacagactagagacacatattagagttagaggaacaagGGGAGGTAGATTTTTTGcggaatatgtgacctttaaggtgCAAAGGACTAACGACGTGCACTGCatcttcctcagagtcaaaaAGTACAGGTACAGATTTGAAACAAAACTAAATATCCTCTGAGATCGTCTGTCATTGGTTGATAAATGGGAGGTAAGCAGACAGTTACCCAATCCTGTGACAGCACTCATGTGTAGGCCTCTAATACAACAATCCCTAGTGTGATAATATTTACAACATTTACAAGACAACAACGGTTTCTCTATAGAGACACAGCAGAAAATCTTCATTCCTCATCAGTCCATGATGTTTAAATGTGCTGAGTGTGTAAATCCAGAAGGCCTCTCTTCTCAGCAGTTTGTTAACGATGTCTCCCCCTCCTTTAAATGACCCCCCCCCTCGGAGTGATGCAGCCTGGAACATTAGTCAACATatgcagaacaaaaaacaagaaaagaagacagaacCTTTTTGGGGTTTAAGTAAATAAAGAATGTATAAATGAAGCAGCAGACTGAAAACATTTGATCTGCTGTGAAACTCTCTGACTCGAGTCGTCGGTCTGTGGAGGGTGGAAGCAGCAGCTCTCAGCACATTGTGTGCTGCTGTTGAGGGATTTGTTTCAGCTGCAGACAGAGATCatgtgacgctgtgtgtgtgtgtgtgtgtgtgtgtgtctgtgtgtctgtgtgtctgtgtttatgtgtgtgtgtgtgtgtgtgagagagagagagagagaaagagttttTGGGGCTGTGCATTGGTCAGTTTCAGCGTCAGATGTTGGGGTGTATCGTGGAAACACATGGCTTGTCTCAGACTGATGATGCAACAGCTGATTACATAACTTTagtcaaacagcagcagcactggtggagtgtgtgtgtgtgtgtgtgtgtgtgtgtgtgtgtgtgtgtgtgtgtgtgtgtgtgtgtgtgtgtgtgtgtgtgtgtgtgtgtgtgtgtgtgtgtgtgtgtgtgtgtgtgtgtgtgtgtgtgtgtgtgtgtgtgtgtactggtaTTCTGACAAAGGAGCCCTGGAACGCTTACATACCTAAACATTCAAACAGTGGAAAATGGAAACACTTGAACCTCTGGAAACTGGAATGcttctataataataataacaatgaaaaGTCACCTCATGGCTTTGGGGCGGTTTGAAGCCGAGTTCTCTGCTGGAAAACAGTGGCTTTCTCCCTCCGGGTGGAGAGTGAGTCTTTGCCTGAGGTGAAGGAAGAACCTTGGGGTCTTGTTCAcggtgaggagctcagacattcaggaggagctggagaaggtTGCTGGGCAGAGGGAAGTCTGAGTTGACTTACCTCAGATAAGAGGAACAAAATGGAGGGATGGGTAATAAATGACATTTATAAAGCGCCTTTCAAGGGACCCAAGGACGCCATACATGTTGAAAACAATGAAGCACTGGAAAAACAGAATACCAAAGAATAGACAAATGGAATATTTGAACGTTGGCTGCCGAATCACAGAAACACCGGGACACGGGAATACTCAAACACttaatctcaatgtgaactaaagagtggaggagaacatactggagaacaggaaacatgcagcagcaggttcattagagcacggagatggtagaggtggcgtgcagacagtctatggtcgtgcagcgatcacagggaataaacgtcaccaccccctcccactcgctccaggtgaattctcctgattatatcctgctgcagttctcacatcagctcactctgactttctgcagaataaataccaggaggctggaggagaaactccaaCATTCAGCTGTtagtgttcacacatgaagctcagACTGAACACCTTAGAGCAGGTACATTCTCAGACTGACTCTGTGAGCAGCTCTGTGTGCTCTCACACAGAGCTTCCACTTTCCTCtcagtgtgtcagtgtcagGGGAAGTGAAGGGTTAAATGTTTGGAGAGAGGTCAGCATTCTCGTGATCCTCAGGCTGCTTCTGTTTTTAACATAAGGTACTGTGTTCTTCACTGCAGCTTGTTTTAATCTCATTTCAAGCTTTCCACCGAGCGCCTACACACACGAGGACGCCTTAACGACCTTCACGACCTTCACGTCAGCAATGAGTTCAAACTCACAGCTTTCTTCACGAGACACACAAgtatttattttagagtttaaaacacacagaggggttCAAGTTAATATGTCACATGTCTGAAGTTACACAACACAGCGTCCGTTTTCAGGAAGATGGCCAAGACTTAAAACACTGAgaaatacatgtgtgtgtgtatgtgtgtgtaaatgtgtgtatgtgtgtgtgagtgtaaatgtgtgtgtgtgcgtacgtgtgtgtgggtgtgtgtgtgtgtgggtgtgtgtgtgtgtgtgtgtgtgtgtgtgagtgtgtgtaaatgtgtgtgtaaatgtgtgtgtgtaaatgtgtgtgtaaatgtgtgtttgagtgtgtgtctgtgtgtgtttttgtgtgtgtgtgcgcgtgtgtgtgtgtgtgtaaatgtgtgtgtcgAAACTAAGCTGCAACCTCCATTGTTCAAAATGAAgcagatgctgaagtgtaaaatcttgcagttcctcgagtgtccactagaggctggctgcagaagtacaggaagtcacatacacacccattctaaaaagcctgtttttacagcagagattaacatgtttacagcctggttcaaaaaaacaaataggtctgattaggtcatgtctcgatcgacacacacctgtattgacaggtgggtgcggtgtagctctcagcctgtcgttaggttgactgaaagttagactgagacagaatttccagcatggagaccgccatcgatgggactccagcgccccctgcaggaacagaagggtgaaaacattcagatatacagtctgtggtcgaGACAGATGCTAAACAACAGGTCTACACCTAAACTCAAGTTTGTCCTCCACCTCCATCATCATGCTGCCTCttgttttacttatttttcTGGACGTTAGATGCAGATTCACAGAAAtgttggaaatgtgtttttgagatACGGATGACCCTGGTGGTGAAGGACCGATAAAGTGAATGTTCAGTGTTGTCATGTGAGTCCCATATGtacagtttttgttttcccaAGTGAACGCAACACGCCTCTGTGGTCTCCCAGAGAGACGACCTCTGAATGACCTCAAACATCAGCTTAAACCAACAGAACCTTCCATGAGCTGATCTGATCTCTTTATTGGTCTGTTTTGACGTAGCGTTTCTCCGTTATTAGGGATCATTGAGCGTGCGGCAGGCTCgatggaggaggagctggagcagcTGAGGAGGTCCCGGTCTCTGGACGGGGGCGAGTTCGCTCTGAGTGACGTCTTCTACTTCTACAAGAAAGGCTTGGAGAGCATCGTGGACGACCAGGTGACGCAGCGCTTCTCCTCCGAGGAGCTGGCCTCCTGGAACCTCCTCACCAGAACCAACCAGAACTTCCGCTACATCAGCCTCCGCCTCACCGTCATATGGGGGCTCGGCGTCTTCGTGCGATACGGGGTCCTCTTCCCCCTCAGGTCAGTCAACGTGAGGCGAACGCCGACCTTCTCATGTTCTTGACTCTTCAGAGACTCGCAGCagcacattgttttgtttttacgtCCCTgtcctttatttcttcttcaagcGATGACATCatacattgaccttatgacatcacacattgaccttatgacatcacacattgacctttgttaccgttcctttgagctgtttgacctcactttgggatccctaaccacttcctgtttctatgcttaacttcctgtcctaaccttcactctacCAGAAGgaccttactgtatttcaaaataaaagcacacagcaagtaaagtgcTCTCATAGACAGGACATTcagaataaaagtgtgtgtgtaaacaggaAACATTCGTTTTAAAAAGATTCTTCTTCCTGTCGTTCCTCCGATGTCCTCGCAGGATAACGCTGGCCATCATCGGCCTCTCGTGGCTCGTGATGGGAACGACCCTGGTTGGCTTTCTGCCGGAGGGCAGGTACATCAACATGACACCTGATTGGATAAATCTTTGAAGGTTTTAGATTTGATCTTTGTCTGGTTTGTTTCAGTGTGAAGAACTGGCTGAGCGAGCTCGTCCACCTGACCTGTTACAGGATCTGCGCCAGAGGACTGTCGGCGACCATCACCTATCACAACAAGTCAGACATCGCTCCTCGCTCTTTTTATGTAACCATCGTTATCGCTCCACTGGCGCTGCTGACGATCCTTCAcctgatgtttttcttctcctgcagacAGAACAAACCTCAGAAAGGAGGAATCTGCGTCGCTAATCACACCACGCCCATCGACGTGGTCATCCTGGCCAACGACGGCTGCTACGCCATGGTGAGTGACATCGGCAGGCTTTAACCGTTATTCCAAGCATCAGCATGTGATGATGTTATCACTCAGTTTCGTCCTCAGGTGGGTCAGGTCCACAGTGGTCTGTTGGGGGTCATTCAGAGGTCGATGTCGAGGTCGTGTCCTCATGTTTGGTTCGAGAGGTCGGAGATGAGGGATCGCCACGCCGTGACcagcaggtgagagagagagagagagacacagaaagagagagacagagagagagagacagagagacagagagacagcgagggagagagagacacagagagagagagacacagagagagagagggagagacagggagagagagagacagagagagacacagagaaagagagagagagacagagagagagagagagacagagggagagagagagagagacagagagagagagagagacacacagagagagaggagagacagggagagagacagagagcgagacagagagaaagagagagagagagacagagagagagagacagagagagagagtgagacagacagagagagagagagagagagggagacagagagggagagagacacagagagagagagagggagagacagagagagagacacagagagagagagcgagagacacagagagacagagagcgagagacacagagagagagagggagagacagagagagagacagagagcgagagacagagagagagagacagagcgaaagacacagagagagagacagagagagagagagacagagagagagacagagagagagagagacagggaaagggagagggggaaagagggagagaggggagagagagacagagagagagacagagagagagagagagacagggagaggggggaaagagggagagaggggagagagagagagagagagagagagagcacctgTAGTCTGCATCACCTGTTACTGATCATAAATGACGTCATCTTCTCTCCTTCGTTCTGCAGACTGAGAGGTCATGTCGCAGCGAGGACCAAACTTCCCATCCTGATATTTCCTGAAGGTCTGGAATGACCTCGTAACCATGacgatgatgataataatgactGAGGTTTAATGGTTTAGATAacctctttttgtgtttctgctcgTAACAGGAACCTGCATCAACAACACGTCTGTGATGATGTTCAAGAAGGGAAGCTTCGAGATTGGAGGGACGATTTACCCGGTTGCCATCAAGGTGAGGTGAAGGAtttgaaatcaaacattttcatcttaAGAGGAGATTGAAGCGTGGTCGAGCACGATAACCGACCATCATTCATTTTTATCAGGTCAGAAGAGAAATCAGAAAGAGTGTTTTTACCCAtaatcctctgtgtgtgtgtgtgtcccagtaCGACCCTCAGTTCGGTGATGCGTTTTGGAACAGCAGTAAATTCAACATGGTCAGTTACCTGCTCCGCATGATGACCAGCTGGGCCATCGTGGTCAACGTGTGGTACCTCCCCCCCATGACCATACAGGTACACCTGAAACACCTGCTCACCTGTCAGCAGGAGATCACAGAGTGTGTA from Labrus bergylta chromosome 17, fLabBer1.1, whole genome shotgun sequence encodes the following:
- the gpat3 gene encoding glycerol-3-phosphate acyltransferase 3 isoform X3 is translated as MEDLWSVAVGVFQAWMFTVLFLIMLPAMFGLSLGVTGVYIQVLVKILEWATIRIQRGRQEQPSVPVPLPNGIIERAAGSMEEELEQLRRSRSLDGGEFALSDVFYFYKKGLESIVDDQVTQRFSSEELASWNLLTRTNQNFRYISLRLTVIWGLGVFVRYGVLFPLRITLAIIGLSWLVMGTTLVGFLPEGSVKNWLSELVHLTCYRICARGLSATITYHNKQNKPQKGGICVANHTTPIDVVILANDGCYAMFRPQVGQVHSGLLGVIQRSMSRSCPHVWFERSEMRDRHAVTSRLRGHVAARTKLPILIFPEGTCINNTSVMMFKKGSFEIGGTIYPVAIKYDPQFGDAFWNSSKFNMVSYLLRMMTSWAIVVNVWYLPPMTIQDGEDAAQFANRVKSAIADQGGLLDLAWDGGLKRGKVKDSFKEEQQKMYSSIIVGQSGAQRVCEEVTEEP
- the gpat3 gene encoding glycerol-3-phosphate acyltransferase 3 isoform X4, which produces MEDLWSVAVGVFQAWMFTVLFLIMLPAMFGLSLGVTGVYIQVLVKILEWATIRIQRGRQEQPSVPVPLPNGIIERAAGSMEEELEQLRRSRSLDGGEFALSDVFYFYKKGLESIVDDQVTQRFSSEELASWNLLTRTNQNFRYISLRLTVIWGLGVFVRYGVLFPLRITLAIIGLSWLVMGTTLVGFLPEGSVKNWLSELVHLTCYRICARGLSATITYHNKQNKPQKGGICVANHTTPIDVVILANDGCYAMVGQVHSGLLGVIQRSMSRSCPHVWFERSEMRDRHAVTSRLRGHVAARTKLPILIFPEGTCINNTSVMMFKKGSFEIGGTIYPVAIKYDPQFGDAFWNSSKFNMVSYLLRMMTSWAIVVNVWYLPPMTIQDGEDAAQFANRVKSAIADQGGLLDLAWDGGLKRGKVKDSFKEEQQKMYSSIIVGQSGAQRVCEEVTEEP
- the gpat3 gene encoding glycerol-3-phosphate acyltransferase 3 isoform X1; protein product: MEDLWSVAVGVFQAWMFTVLFLIMLPAMFGLSLGVTGVYIQVLVKILEWATIRIQRGRQEQPSVPVPLPNGIIERAAGSMEEELEQLRRSRSLDGGEFALSDVFYFYKKGLESIVDDQVTQRFSSEELASWNLLTRTNQNFRYISLRLTVIWGLGVFVRYGVLFPLRITLAIIGLSWLVMGTTLVGFLPEGSVKNWLSELVHLTCYRICARGLSATITYHNKQNKPQKGGICVANHTTPIDVVILANDGCYAMFRPQVGQVHSGLLGVIQRSMSRSCPHVWFERSEMRDRHAVTSRLRGHVAARTKLPILIFPEGTCINNTSVMMFKKGSFEIGGTIYPVAIKYDPQFGDAFWNSSKFNMVSYLLRMMTSWAIVVNVWYLPPMTIQDGEDAAQFANRVKSAIADQGGLLDLAWDGGLKRGKVKDSFKEEQQKMYSSIIVGQSGAQRVEEAESHEKCPAARYMKV
- the abraxas1 gene encoding BRCA1-A complex subunit Abraxas 1, yielding MAEPTVRMSGIVLASLMFQHVNSDSDVEGLLLGESRFEEQVTISDSQADQIHIEETYNVQKHIACSKPNQLHNGVGEVDLDAVQNILADNKQESVIGWYRQRRNTDQQMTFREKVVHEKLKASLSNPHMIFVLLTPSKLTPAGSTHRTEYAAFTSRSRRFLNVPILVNNLGLLEQLAYCKVSAPCSAAGYNMTMKKHGCKFFSSDGLLRDVSEVKDMNESLQEELQKACSEVEESERLVETLQVEVSALRRRLREKKRNGAENEPDEEPAEQKKNLRLHEAVRALFSCSPLFHTQTLNLEGFPVPDVCCGPEREAHNNPTSDESQETLCEPLNPGRRPSVKRPKEMLPGRERKRRKSKS
- the gpat3 gene encoding glycerol-3-phosphate acyltransferase 3 isoform X2, with the translated sequence MEDLWSVAVGVFQAWMFTVLFLIMLPAMFGLSLGVTGVYIQVLVKILEWATIRIQRGRQEQPSVPVPLPNGIIERAAGSMEEELEQLRRSRSLDGGEFALSDVFYFYKKGLESIVDDQVTQRFSSEELASWNLLTRTNQNFRYISLRLTVIWGLGVFVRYGVLFPLRITLAIIGLSWLVMGTTLVGFLPEGSVKNWLSELVHLTCYRICARGLSATITYHNKQNKPQKGGICVANHTTPIDVVILANDGCYAMVGQVHSGLLGVIQRSMSRSCPHVWFERSEMRDRHAVTSRLRGHVAARTKLPILIFPEGTCINNTSVMMFKKGSFEIGGTIYPVAIKYDPQFGDAFWNSSKFNMVSYLLRMMTSWAIVVNVWYLPPMTIQDGEDAAQFANRVKSAIADQGGLLDLAWDGGLKRGKVKDSFKEEQQKMYSSIIVGQSGAQRVEEAESHEKCPAARYMKV